Proteins found in one Sorghum bicolor cultivar BTx623 chromosome 1, Sorghum_bicolor_NCBIv3, whole genome shotgun sequence genomic segment:
- the LOC8081462 gene encoding uncharacterized protein LOC8081462 isoform X1 yields MSWLRSAVHRAVEASGGRSSLLTRTVRTSLDTVVSGVHHAGQAVAGGARLITGNRNYKSVKVAAKRLEDAALSYKGDERVQLLRRWLVALKETQRATTAVREPQLGDNPDQTVPLLDLYIDYESSAEPMNFFHVFLYSQAIECVVLSLITEAPTEEEVSLISEVFGMCLSGGKDVHNALLSSLKDLARLFSSYSDEVLAKRDELLEFAQGAVSGLKINADIARLDNEITQLQQQINLMDALRATSTGNQDKKSQTTTEGFKKAVSEVRLCSRMEELLLKKKSIHPGDSLETHFEKVDKLKVLSESLANSSAKAEKRIMENRLQKEESLIFRVTKTNEVSGIEKELVAEISGLEEQRNQLEAELKKVNTKLKVATVKLKKTREERDQFDEASNQIVLHLKTKEDELSRSIASCKVEASTVSAWISFLKDTWKLQSLFEELREKQANEELDRCGLCFAKLMKYHVSACVEELSTSVDCIKTFVDNLKIFGDRSVSAEDGANGPSKQSNPRKYLEEEYLQTEKKVVAAFSLVDSLRAVYSSNQDYYKTSLCRREDPEVKNLFATVDKLRIEFESVPRPVLQIEIKEQAEKKKRSRSLIVSASPHPRSDSPIAAQLRTRLPSESESELAKFELEYKADEIGGWEFDDLEDEPTPGGFL; encoded by the exons ATGTCGTGGCTCCGCAGCGCGGTGCACCGCGCCGTGGAGGCGAGCGGCGGTCGCAGCTCCCTCCTCACCCGCACCGTCCGCACCTCCCTTGACACCGTCGTCAGTGGCGTCCACCACGCCGGCCAGGCTGTCGCGGGCGGCGCCAGGCTCATCACC GGGAACCGGAACTACAAGAGCGTGAAGGTGGCGGCGAAGAGGTTGGAAGATGCGGCGCTCTCATACAAAGGGGACGAGAGGGTGCAGCTGCTGCGCCGGTGGCTCGTCGCGCTCAAGGAGACCCAGCGCGCGACCACGGCGGTGCGGGAGCCGCAACTTGGGGACAATCCGGACCAGACCGTGCCCCTGCTG GATCTGTACATCGATTACGAGAGCAGCGCGGAGCCGATGAACTTTTTCCATGTCTTCCTCTACAGCCAGGCCATCGAGTGTGTTGTTCTCTCCTTG ATTACGGAAGCCCCAACTGAGGAAGAAGTTTCACTGATCTCAGAAGTTTTTGG AATGTGCCTTTCGGGAGGGAAGGATGTGCACAATGCACTCTTGAGTAGTTTAAAGGACCTGGCAAGATTATTCTCGAGTTATAGTGATGAAGTGTTG GCAAAACGTGATGAGCTGCTTGAGTTTGCTCAGGGTGCGGTCTCAGGGCTAAAGATAAATGCTGACATTGCAAG ATTAGATAATGAAATTACTCAGTTGCAACAGCAGATAAATTTAATGGATGCTCTTCGTGCTACATCAACCGGCAATCAGGATAAAAAATCTCAAACAACCACTGAG GGTTTCAAAAAGGCAGTTTCTGAGGTTCGACTTTGCTCTAGAATGGAAGAGCTTCTATTGAAGAAGAAATCAATACATCCTGGTGATTCATTGGAGACTCATTTTGAGAAG GTTGATAAACTGAAGGTTTTGTCTGAATCCCTTGCAAATTCATCTGCAAAAGCAGAAAAGCGTATTATGGAAAATAG GCTACAAAAGGAAGAATCTCTTATCTTCCGGGTCACCAAAACAAATGAAGTTAGTGGTATAGAAAAG GAATTAGTTGCTGAGATCTCTGGACTTGAGGAGCAAAGGAATCAACTTGAAGCAGAACTGAAGAAG GTTAATACTAAATTGAAAGTAGCTACAGTGAAGCTTAAAAAAACTAGAGAGGAACGCGACCAATTTGATGAAGCCAGCAATCAGATTGTGTTGCACCTAAAAACAAAG GAAGATGAACTTTCAAGATCCATAGCTTCATGCAAAGTAGAAGCAAGCACTGTCAGTGCATGGATCAGCTTTTTGAAAGATACATGGAAATTGCAGTCCTTGTTTGAAGAGCTAAGGGAAAAGCAGGCCAA TGAAGAATTGGATAGATGTGGACTCTGCTTTGCAAAATTGATGAAGTATCATGTTTCTGCATGCGTG GAAGAGCTAAGCACTTCTGTTGACTGTATTAAAACCTTTGTTGATAACTTGAAAATATTTGGTGACAG ATCCGTGTCAGCAGAGGATGGAGCTAATGGTCCGTCTAAGCAATCAAACCCTCGCAAATACCTTGAGGAAGAATATCTCCAAACTGAGAAAAAG GTCGTAGCTGCATTCAGTTTGGTTGATAGTCTCAGAGCAGTATATTCTTCTAACCAGGATTACTATAAAACAAG TTTGTGCAGAAGGGAAGATCCTGAGGTAAAAAATCTGTTTGCCACCGTTGACAAGCTGCGCATCGAGTTCGAATCCGTGCCACGTCCAGTGCTTCAAATTGAGATCAAAGAACAGGCAGAGAAAAAGAAACGATCCCGTTCCTTGATAGTGTCCGCGTCACCCCATCCGAGGAGCGACTCCCCGATCGCGGCTCAGCTCAGGACACGGCTGCCGTCAGAGTCCGAATCGGAGCTGGCCAAGTTCGAGCTGGAATACAAGGCCGACGAGATCGGCGGGTGGGAGTTCGATGACCTCGAAGACGAGCCAACACCTGGTGGCTTCCTATGA
- the LOC8081462 gene encoding uncharacterized protein LOC8081462 isoform X2: protein MSWLRSAVHRAVEASGGRSSLLTRTVRTSLDTVVSGVHHAGQAVAGGARLITGNRNYKSVKVAAKRLEDAALSYKGDERVQLLRRWLVALKETQRATTAVREPQLGDNPDQTVPLLDLYIDYESSAEPMNFFHVFLYSQAIECVVLSLITEAPTEEEVSLISEVFGMCLSGGKDVHNALLSSLKDLARLFSSYSDEVLAKRDELLEFAQGAVSGLKINADIARLDNEITQLQQQINLMDALRATSTGNQDKKSQTTTEGFKKAVSEVRLCSRMEELLLKKKSIHPGDSLETHFEKVDKLKVLSESLANSSAKAEKRIMENRLQKEESLIFRVTKTNEVSGIEKELVAEISGLEEQRNQLEAELKKVNTKLKVATVKLKKTREERDQFDEASNQIVLHLKTKEDELSRSIASCKVEASTVSAWISFLKDTWKLQSLFEELREKQANEELDRCGLCFAKLMKYHVSACVEELSTSVDCIKTFVDNLKIFGDRSVSAEDGANGPSKQSNPRKYLEEEYLQTEKKVVAAFSLVDSLRAVYSSNQDYYKTRSVPIVCAEGKILR, encoded by the exons ATGTCGTGGCTCCGCAGCGCGGTGCACCGCGCCGTGGAGGCGAGCGGCGGTCGCAGCTCCCTCCTCACCCGCACCGTCCGCACCTCCCTTGACACCGTCGTCAGTGGCGTCCACCACGCCGGCCAGGCTGTCGCGGGCGGCGCCAGGCTCATCACC GGGAACCGGAACTACAAGAGCGTGAAGGTGGCGGCGAAGAGGTTGGAAGATGCGGCGCTCTCATACAAAGGGGACGAGAGGGTGCAGCTGCTGCGCCGGTGGCTCGTCGCGCTCAAGGAGACCCAGCGCGCGACCACGGCGGTGCGGGAGCCGCAACTTGGGGACAATCCGGACCAGACCGTGCCCCTGCTG GATCTGTACATCGATTACGAGAGCAGCGCGGAGCCGATGAACTTTTTCCATGTCTTCCTCTACAGCCAGGCCATCGAGTGTGTTGTTCTCTCCTTG ATTACGGAAGCCCCAACTGAGGAAGAAGTTTCACTGATCTCAGAAGTTTTTGG AATGTGCCTTTCGGGAGGGAAGGATGTGCACAATGCACTCTTGAGTAGTTTAAAGGACCTGGCAAGATTATTCTCGAGTTATAGTGATGAAGTGTTG GCAAAACGTGATGAGCTGCTTGAGTTTGCTCAGGGTGCGGTCTCAGGGCTAAAGATAAATGCTGACATTGCAAG ATTAGATAATGAAATTACTCAGTTGCAACAGCAGATAAATTTAATGGATGCTCTTCGTGCTACATCAACCGGCAATCAGGATAAAAAATCTCAAACAACCACTGAG GGTTTCAAAAAGGCAGTTTCTGAGGTTCGACTTTGCTCTAGAATGGAAGAGCTTCTATTGAAGAAGAAATCAATACATCCTGGTGATTCATTGGAGACTCATTTTGAGAAG GTTGATAAACTGAAGGTTTTGTCTGAATCCCTTGCAAATTCATCTGCAAAAGCAGAAAAGCGTATTATGGAAAATAG GCTACAAAAGGAAGAATCTCTTATCTTCCGGGTCACCAAAACAAATGAAGTTAGTGGTATAGAAAAG GAATTAGTTGCTGAGATCTCTGGACTTGAGGAGCAAAGGAATCAACTTGAAGCAGAACTGAAGAAG GTTAATACTAAATTGAAAGTAGCTACAGTGAAGCTTAAAAAAACTAGAGAGGAACGCGACCAATTTGATGAAGCCAGCAATCAGATTGTGTTGCACCTAAAAACAAAG GAAGATGAACTTTCAAGATCCATAGCTTCATGCAAAGTAGAAGCAAGCACTGTCAGTGCATGGATCAGCTTTTTGAAAGATACATGGAAATTGCAGTCCTTGTTTGAAGAGCTAAGGGAAAAGCAGGCCAA TGAAGAATTGGATAGATGTGGACTCTGCTTTGCAAAATTGATGAAGTATCATGTTTCTGCATGCGTG GAAGAGCTAAGCACTTCTGTTGACTGTATTAAAACCTTTGTTGATAACTTGAAAATATTTGGTGACAG ATCCGTGTCAGCAGAGGATGGAGCTAATGGTCCGTCTAAGCAATCAAACCCTCGCAAATACCTTGAGGAAGAATATCTCCAAACTGAGAAAAAG GTCGTAGCTGCATTCAGTTTGGTTGATAGTCTCAGAGCAGTATATTCTTCTAACCAGGATTACTATAAAACAAG ATCTGTGCCTATAGTTTGTGCAGAAGGGAAGATCCTGAGGTAA
- the LOC8084902 gene encoding uncharacterized protein LOC8084902, protein MCPRATAQHCGDAMASVCSFVEEEYIDLDLSSCGEFEFRVRRSGAADELLCRGRLQPPPPPAAAGPHKAAPPRPGGKAQEVDAGGGGCGSAGRRSAATVAPLQHSHSAGCRDDDTQPVARLRTECSRRRKAARTVHAKLLASRAFFRSLFARTSCSDEQCRGADVRASTRAATAPPGETKSTASKAAFGQIKNGYGYGYGYGYHSGSGRAAPTTLRSSIEQEKLMDEEELAAASAAAARQRKSFSGVIKWRHAVTAAAPAPAAAQAKPLSSSSARRSSCVGGGPALKRSSSARSESEGLIQGAIAYCKRSQQQLGLARKSVSDAAALCSASAPSSWPSNPARSAVVAYCH, encoded by the coding sequence ATGTGCCCCAGAGCCACGGCTCAGCACTGCGGCGACGCAATGGCTAGCGTGTGTTCGTTCGTGGAGGAGGAGTACATCGACCTGGATCTCAGCTCGTGCGGGGAGTTCGAGTTCCGGGTGCGCCGGAGCGGCGCGGCGGACGAGCTTCTCTGCCGGGGCAGgctgcagccgccgccgccgccggcggctgcTGGCCCGCACAAAGCTGCGCCACCGAGGCCTGGCGGTAAGGCGCAGGAGGTtgacgccggcggcggcggctgtggtagcgccggcaggaggagcgccgCGACGGTGGCGCCGCTGCAGCACTCGCACTCCGCTGGGTGCCGCGACGACGACACGCAGCCGGTGGCGAGGCTACGCACCGAGTGCTCCCGCCGCAGGAAGGCGGCGCGGACGGTGCACGCGAAGCTGCTGGCGTCCCGGGCCTTCTTCCGGTCCTTGTTCGCCAGGACCTCGTGCTCCGACGAGCAATGCCGCGGCGCCGACGTCCGGGCCAGCACCAGAGCGGCTACGGCACCACCCGGCGAGACGAAGAGCACTGCCAGCAAGGCGGCGTTTGGCCAGATCAAGAACGGCTACGGCTACGGCTACGGCTACGGCTAccacagcggcagcggcagggcGGCGCCGACCACCCTGCGGAGCAGCATCGAGCAGGAGAAGCTGATGGACGAGGAGGAGCTCGCCGCGgcctcggccgccgccgcccgccagcGCAAGTCCTTCTCCGGCGTGATCAAGTGGCGGCACGcggtgacggcggcggcgcctgctccCGCCGCGGCGCAGGCGAAGCCGCTGTCGTCGTCCTCGGCGAGGAGAAGCTCCTGCGTTGGCGGCGGGCCGGCGCTGAAGCGGAGCAGCAGCGCCCGGTCGGAGTCGGAGGGGCTGATCCAGGGCGCCATCGCCTACTGCAAGCGGTCGCAGCAGCAGCTCGGGCTCGCCAGGAAGAGCGTCAGCGACGCCGCCGCCCTCTGCTCCGCCTCCGCGCCTTCCTCCTGGCCTAGCAATCCGGCTCGATCAGCTGTAGTAGCTTACTGCCACTAG
- the LOC8084901 gene encoding receptor-like protein kinase HERK 1, with translation MTPMGSCRGSSPTTSMAGPVLDMLLRVAVVLSALLPAARAAFTPADNYLVLCGTAANATVDGRTFLGDASLPASVLSASRGSEANASAAGSATGSDDAALYQYARVFAAPSSYTFAITKPGRHFVRLHFFPFRYQSGDLAADARFSVSVQGLVLIDGYSPVNGTAVVREFSVNVAGGTLAIAFTPTPTPAGKVAFVNAIEVVSHPDDLFGDAAQTVNPMGRYTGLSTLALETVHRVNMGSPKITPRNDTLGRTWLPDESFLVDSSVTVHKDVAPSTLRWTRGFATSETAPGMVYATATEINTTLMSASTISVQFNMTWKLQATPGSAYLLRLHFCDIVSKAANVLVFNVYVGGWTVLPDYEISRDTFSVQAVPLFKDFVLSAKDARGNITVSIGTSTLGNADPDGILNGLEIMRMVGSTGGEGAASSEGGSKKITIAIAAGSAVAGVTVVMALALTVLMVRRRKKPEKKPSSTWAAFSASALGSRAHSRSFGNSNSSGARNNTITLGQSAGAGYRIPFAALQEATCGFDEAMVIGVGGFGKVYKGTMRDETLVAVKRGNRQSKQGLNEFRTEIELLSRLRHRHLVSLIGYCDERGEMILVYEYMARGTLRSHLYDSELPPLSWKQRLDVCIGAARGLHYLHTGSAKAIIHRDVKSANILLDDSFMAKVADFGLSKTGPELDKTHVSTAVKGSFGYLDPEYFRRQMLTDKSDVYSFGVVLLEVLCARPVIDPTLPREMVNLAEWATQRLKNGELDSIVDQRIAGSIRPESLKKFVDTAEKCLAEYGVERPAMGDVLWCLEFALQLQEASLDSSGTKASPDSSGTDNTQLVLRNASRLHRNQSNASDGAEANLGDLDGMSMRRVFSKMIKSEEGR, from the coding sequence ATGACTCCCATGGGGTCTTGCCGCGGTTCATCTCCCACCACGTCCATGGCTGGCCCCGTTCTTGACATGCTCCTGCGGGTCGCCGTCGTGCTGTCTGCTCTGTTGCCCGCGGCGCGCGCCGCGTTCACCCCGGCGGACAACTACCTCGTGCTctgcggcacggcggccaacgccACCGTCGACGGCAGGACGTTCCTCGGGGACGCCAGCCTACCCGCCTCGGTGCTGTCGGCGTCCCGGGGCTCCGAGGCCAACGCGTCGGCGGCGGGATCGGCCACCGGCTCCGACGACGCGGCGCTGTACCAGTACGCGCGCGTGTTCGCCGCGCCGTCCTCGTACACGTTCGCGATCACGAAGCCAGGGCGACACTTCGTGCGCCTCCACTTCTTCCCCTTCCGGTACCAGTCCGGTGACCTCGCCGCGGACGCCAGGTTCAGCGTGTCCGTGCAGGGCCTGGTGCTCATCGACGGGTACTCGCCCGTCAACGGCACGGCCGTGGTCCGGGAGTTCTCCGTCAACGTCGCTGGCGGCACGCTGGCGATCGCGttcacgccgacgccgacgccggcggGAAAGGTGGCGTTCGTGAACGCCATCGAGGTCGTGTCGCACCCCGACGACCTCTTCGGCGACGCGGCGCAGACGGTGAACCCCATGGGCCGCTACACGGGGCTGTCCACGCTGGCGCTGGAGACGGTTCACAGGGTCAACATGGGCTCTCCCAAGATCACGCCCAGAAACGACACGCTGGGGAGGACGTGGCTCCCCGACGAGAGCTTCCTGGTCGACAGTTCCGTTACGGTGCACAAAGATGTGGCGCCCTCGACGCTCCGGTGGACGCGAGGCTTCGCGACCTCCGAGACGGCGCCAGGCATGGTCTATGCTACAGCGACGGAGATCAACACGACTCTCATGTCCGCCAGCACCATAAGCGTGCAGTTTAACATGACGTGGAAATTAcaagccacgccggggtcggcgTACCTGCTCCGGCTACACTTCTGCGACATAGTCAGCAAGGCGGCGAACGTATTGGTCTTCAACGTCTACGTCGGCGGATGGACTGTGCTGCCGGACTACGAGATCTCCAGAGACACTTTCAGCGTTCAGGCCGTGCCGTTGTTCAAGGACTTTGTGCTCAGCGCCAAGGACGCCAGGGGCAACATCACCGTGAGCATCGGGACGTCCACGCTGGGCAACGCGGACCCGGACGGCATCCTCAACGGCCTCGAGATCATGAGAATGGTCGGGAGCACCGGCGGCGAAGGCGCCGCCTCGTCGGAGGGCGGTTCAAAGAAAATCACCATCGCAATCGCCGCCGGTTCGGCCGTCGCGGGGGTCACAGTGGTGATGGCTCTCGCGCTCACTGTCCTCATGGTGCGACGAAGGAAGAAGCCGGAGAAGAAGCCGTCGAGCACATGGGCCGCGTTCTCGGCGAGCGCGCTGGGCTCCCGGGCGCACTCGCGGAGCTTcggcaacagcaacagcagtgGCGCCAGGAACAACACGATCACGCTCGGGCAGAGCGCCGGTGCTGGGTACCGGATCCCCTTCGCGGCGCTGCAGGAGGCGACGTGCGGGTTCGACGAGGCCATGGTGATCGGCGTGGGCGGGTTCGGAAAGGTGTACAAGGGCACGATGCGGGACGAGACGCTGGTGGCCGTGAAGCGCGGCAACAGGCAGTCAAAGCAGGGGCTGAACGAGTTCCGCACGGAGATCGAGCTGCTCTCCCGGCTGCGGCACCGCCACCTGGTGTCGCTCATCGGCTACTGCGACGAGCGCGGCGAGATGATCCTGGTGTACGAGTACATGGCCAGGGGCACGCTCCGGAGCCACCTCTACGACTCCGAGCTGCCTCCGCTGTCGTGGAAGCAGAGGCTCGACGTCTGCATCGGCGCCGCCAGGGGCCTGCACTACCTCCACACCGGCTCGGCCAAGGCGATCATCCACCGGGACGTCAAGTCCGCCAACATCCTCCTCGACGACAGCTTCATGGCCAAGGTCGCCGACTTTGGGCTGTCCAAGACCGGGCCGGAGCTGGACAAGACGCACGTCAGCACCGCCGTCAAGGGCAGCTTCGGGTACCTCGACCCGGAGTACTTCCGGCGGCAGATGCTGACGGACAAGTCCGACGTCTACTCCTTCGGCGTCGTCTTGCTCGAGGTGCTCTGCGCGCGCCCCGTCATCGACCCGACTCTGCCCCGGGAGATGGTCAACCTGGCGGAGTGGGCCACGCAGCGGCTCAAGAACGGCGAGCTCGACAGCATCGTCGACCAGCGGATCGCCGGGTCGATACGGCCGGAGTCGCTCAAGAAGTTCGTTGACACCGCGGAGAAGTGCCTCGCGGAGTACGGCGTGGAGCGGCCCGCCATGGGGGACGTGCTCTGGTGCCTCGAGTTCGCGCTGCAGCTGCAGGAGGCGTCGCTGGACAGCTCCGGCACAAAGGCGTCGCCGGACAGCTCCGGCACAGACAACACGCAGCTAGTTCTCAGGAATGCGTCCAGATTACATCGCAACCAGTCGAACGCCAGCGACGGGGCAGAGGCCAACTTGGGGGACCTCGATGGTATGTCCATGAGGAGAGTTTTTTCAAAGATGATCAAGAGCGAGGAGGGTAGGTGA
- the LOC8084900 gene encoding calcium-transporting ATPase 4, endoplasmic reticulum-type produces the protein MGKGGQDEGKRRDGSAASGPDPAEPAFPAWARTPSECLAELGVSADRGLSSEEAAARLQRYGPNELERHAPPSVWKLVLEQFNDTLVRILLLAAVVSFVLALYDGAEGGEVGVTAFVEPLVIFLILIVNAVVGVWQESNAEKALEALKEIQSEHATVKRDGRWSHGLPARDLVPGDIVELRVGDKVPADMRVLQLISSTLRVEQGSLTGETASVNKTSHKIELEDTDIQGKECMVFAGTTVVNGSAVCVVTGTGMATEIGKIHAQIQEASQEEDDTPLKKKLNEFGEALTAIIGVICALVWLINLKYFLSWEYVDGWPRNFKFSFEKCTYYFEIAVALAVAAIPEGLPAVITTCLALGTRKMAQKNALVRKLPSVETLGCTTVICSDKTGTLTTNQMSAVKLVAIGRWPDTLRSFKVDGTTYDPTDGKIHDWPSLSMDENLQMIAKIAAVCNDASIAHSEHQYVATGMPTEAALKVLVEKMGLPGGYTPSLDSSDLLRCCQWWNNAAKRVATLEFDRTRKSMGVIVKVNSGKNLLLVKGAVENLLERCTHIQLLDGSVVLLDDGAKALILSTLRDMSASALRCLGFAYKEELAEFATYDGEEHAAHKYLLDPSYYSSIESNMIFCGFVGLRDPPREEVHRAIEDCRAAGIRVMVITGDNKETAEAICREIGVFGPHEDISSKSFTGKEFMALSDKKKLLRQQGGLLFSRAEPKHKQEIVRLLKEDGEVVAMTGDGVNDAPALKLADIGVAMGITGTEVAKEASDMVLADDNFSTIVAAVGEGRSIYNNMKAFIRYMISSNIGEVASIFLTSALGIPEGLIPVQLLWVNLVTDGPPATALGFNPPDKDIMKKPPRRSDDSLITPWILFRYMVIGLYVGVATVGIFIIWYTHGSFLGIDLASDGHTLVSYSQLSNWGQCSSWEGFKVSPFTAGARTFKFDANPCDYFQGGKIKATTLSLSVLVSIEMFNSLNALSEDGSLLSMPPWVNPWLLLAMSVSFGLHFLILYVPFLAQVFGIVPLSLNEWLLVIAVAFPVVLIDEVLKFVGRCLTARARKQSGKRKAE, from the exons ATGGGTAAGGGAGGGCAGGACGAAGGCAAGCGGCGGGACGGATCCGCCGCCTCCGGGCCGGACCCCGCCGAGCCGGCCTTCCCGGCGTGGGCGCGCACCCCGAGCGAGTGCCTCGCGGAGCTGGGCGTCTCGGCGGACCGCGGCCTCAGCtccgaggaggcggcggcgcggctgcAGCGATACGGGCCCAACGAGCTCGAGCGGCACGCCCCGCCGTCGGTCTggaagctcgtcctcgagcagtTTAACGACACGCTCGTGCGCATCCTGCTCCTGGCGGCCGTGGTCTCCTTCGTGCTCGCGCTCTACGACGGCGCAGAAGGCGGCGAGGTCGGGGTCACCGCTTTCGTCGAGCCGCTCGTCATCTTCCTTATCCTCATCGTCAACGCCGTCGTCGGCGTCTGGCAGGAGAGCAACGCCGAGAAGGCGCTCGAGGCGCTCAAGGAGATTCAGTCGGAGCACGCAACCGTCAAGCGTGATGGGCGGTGGTCGCATGGCCTCCCCGCGCGCGACCTCGTCCCCGGGGACATCGTCGAGCTCCGGGTCGGGGACAAGGTCCCCGCGGACATGCGCGTGCTCCAGCTCATCAGCTCTACCCTCCGCGTCGAGCAGGGATCTCTCACCGGCGAGACCGCTTCTGTTAATAAGACCAGCCACAAGATCGAGTTGGAGGATACTGACATCCAGGGAAAGGAGTGCATGGTTTTCGCCGGTACCACTGTTGTCAACGGCAGTGCTGTCTGTGTTGTGACGGGCACTGGCATGGCCACCGAAATTGGCAAGATCCATGCGCAGATCCAGGAGGCATCTCAGGAGGAGGACGACACgccactgaagaagaagctcaaTGAGTTTGGTGAGGCGCTAACTGCCATAATTGGGGTGATCTGTGCCTTGGTCTGGCTCATCAACTTGAAGTATTTCCTTTCCTGGGAGTATGTTGACGGGTGGCCTAGGAATTTCAAATTCTCATTTGAGAAGTGCACATATTACTTTGAGATTGCAGTGGCACTGGCCGTTGCAGCAATTCCAGAGGGCTTGCCTGCTGTGATCACCACGTGCTTGGCACTCGGCACAAGGAAGATGGCCCAGAAGAATGCCCTTGTGAGGAAGCTGCCCAGTGTGGAAACATTGGGTTGTACAACTGTCATTTGCTCTGATAAGACCGGAACTTTGACCACGAACCAGATGTCAGCAGTGAAGCTTGTGGCAATTGGGAGGTGGCCTGATACACTTAGGAGCTTTAAGGTTGATGGAACCACTTACGATCCAACTGATGGGAAGATACACGATTGGCCAAGCTTGAGCATGGATGAAAATCTCCAGATGATCGCAAAGATTGCTGCGGTTTGCAATGATGCAAGCATTGCCCACTCCGAGCATCAGTATGTTGCTACTGGTATGCCCACCGAAGCTGCTCTGAAG GTTTTAGTTGAGAAAATGGGGCTTCCTGGTGGTTATACTCCATCTCTGGATTCATCTGATTTGCTAA ggTGCTGTCAATGGTGGAACAATGCTGCTAAGAGAGTAGCAACTCTGGAATTTGATCGCACCAGAAAGTCAATGGGAGTTATTGTGAAAGTAAACTCTGGGAAGAACTTGCTGCTTGTTAAG GGAGCAGTAGAGAATCTGCTAGAGAGATGTACCCACATTCAGTTGCTCGATGGATCTGTTGTGCTATTGGATGATGGTGCGAAGGCGCTAATATTATCTACACTCCGTGACATGTCTGCCAGTGCTTTGCGCTGTTTGGGTTTTGCTTACAAGGAAGAATTGGCAGAATTTGCAACATATGATGGTGAAGAACATGCAGCTCACAAGTATCTGCTTGATCCTTCATACTACTCTTCCATAGAGAGTAATATGATCTTTTGTGGTTTTGTTGGTCTAAGG GATCCTCCCCGAGAAGAAGTCCACAGAGCAATTGAAGATTGCAGAGCTGCTGGAATACGTGTTATGGTGATAACAGGAGATAACAAAGAAACAGCAGAGGCCATTTGCCGTGAGATTGGGGTTTTTGGCCCTCATGAAGATATCAGTTCAAAAAGCTTCACAGGGAAGGAATTCATGGCGCTTTCTGATAAAAAGAAGCTCTTAAGGCAACAGGGTGGCCTTCTCTTCTCCAGGGCAGAACCAAAACACAAGCAGGAGATAGTTAGACTGCTCAAAGAAGACGGTGAAGTGGTTGCCATGACTGGTGATGGCGTGAATGATGCGCCAGCTCTTAAACTGGCTGATATTGGAGTTGCAATGGGCATTACAGGGACTGAG GTTGCCAAAGAAGCTTCAGATATGGTACTTGCAGATGATAACTTCAGCACTATAGTCGCAGCAGTTGGTGAAGGGAGGTCTATTTACAACAATATGAAGGCTTTTATTAG ATATATGATCTCCTCAAACATCGGAgaggttgcatcaatattccTGACATCGGCTTTAGGTATTCCAGAAGGTCTCATCCCAGTGCAACTTCTATGGGTCAATCTTGTTACAGATGGCCCTCCAGCGACAGCTTTGGGGTTCAACCCACCTGATAAAGACATCATGAAGAAACCTCCTCGAAGAAGTGATGACTCTTTGATCACTCCTTGGATCCTGTTTCGCTATATG GTTATTGGCCTTTATGTTGGGGTTGCAACAGTGGGAATCTTCATCATCTGGTACACGCATGGCAGTTTCCTGGGAATTGACCTGGCTAGTGATGGTCATACACTTGTGTCGTACTCCCAGCTCTCAAACTGGGGCCAGTGCTCCTCATGGGAGGGCTTCAAGGTGTCGCCATTCACTGCAGGAGCGAGGACATTCAAATTTGATGCAAATCCATGCGATTACTTCCAGGGTGGCAAGATTAAAGCAACGACACTCTCTTTGTCTGTCTTGGTGTCCATTGAGATGTTCAACTCACTGAATGCCCTGTCAGAGGATGGCAGCCTTCTGAGCATGCCGCCATGGGTTAATCCGTGGCTTCTTCTGGCCATGTCTGTTTCTTTTGGGCTGCATTTCTTGATCCTCTATGTGCCTTTCCTCGCTCAAGTGTTTGGGATTGTGCCCCTCAGTTTGAACGAATGGCTCTTGGTGATAGCAGTGGCCTTCCCAGTGGTGCTGATCGATGAGGTTCTCAAATTTGTGGGGCGGTGCCTGACAGCGCGTGCCCGGAAACAATCAGGGAAGAGGAAGGCAGAGTAG